The window GCCCATCAGCACATCGCTGACGATCGCTTCGCTTATATAGTAGTCAAACGAGCCGTCACGATATTTACGTCCGCCAAGCCCTGCCCCATGACAAATGCCATGCAGGTGCACACCCTTTTCATCCTCCGTAACAAAACGCTGCAGGATGCCTTCGTACGCGCGTTCCACGACCCGCCGGTCGATCTCAGCCAGATAGCGTAGCCGAATACCCTTGGCTAACGCATACGTAAGCATGCAGGAGCCCGATGCCTCCAAATAGTTGCCCTCACGGCCGTTGCAATCCATCACCTGAGCCCACACTCCGCTCTCCTGGTCCTGGACGCGCACTACCGCATTCGCCATCCGCTCGAAGATGCCCATAAGCTGTCCGCGCTTCGGATGACGGACTGGAAAATACTCAAGCGCATCAACGAGTGCCATCGCATACCAACCCATCGCACGTCCCCAGACATGCCTGGAGCGCCCTGATCTGTTATCGCACCAGCGCTGCTCCCCGCTCTCATCCCAGGCATGATGCAGCAGTCCTGTCTGCGTGTTTCGCGTGCGCCCTTCAATCAGCAGCAGCTGATGCGCAGCTTCATCGAACCAATCGCTTTCATCGAACGTCCAGGCGTACTCGGCCATGTAAGGTGAAGACATGTACAGGCCGTCCAGCCACATTTGATACGGATATATTTTCTTATGCCAGAACCCGCCCTCATTTGTCCGCGGTTGACCGGTCAGCTGGTCGGCAAGCAGCCGAGCGGCCTTCTCGTACTTCGCCTCGCCCGTTTCTCGCCACAGCCGCAGCAGGTTTTTACCTTTATTAATATGATCGAGATTGTAATCCTCCAAAGTATAGCCCTGAATCGAGCCATCCTCTTGGATAAATACATCCATTTGGCGCTTAACGAACTCATGGTACTTGGCCTGACCGGCCCAATCACCGAGTTGGCCGATGGCCGTCAGCGCCATGCCGGCAACATATCCCCACTTATTTGCGATATGCGGATGCAATCCGCCTTGGCTCAACGACAGGATTGTCTCGGCAACCTTGATAGACATAAGCTCAGTGTTATTGATGATTGTTGCTGTTTGCATCTTCACTTCACTTTCCTCCCTGTCTACACTGTGAATTGCGGCAAAACTCTGAAATCATTCGGAAGCTCAACCAGATACAGATTCCCATAGCCATTCTTGTCGCTGGTGAACAGCAGCCGCTTGCCTTCCGAATCAAACCGCGGGTGAGCATGCACCTTCTGCGAGTGGAAGCTGCAGCGCAGCTCGCACAGCATACGCGGGCCTTCATACACGCCGCCGATTTTGCGCCAAAGGCTCAGTGTCTTCACAGCGCCCTTGCCGTCCACGATCGCCTGCCCCAAGCCATCCGCGTATCCATGCCATGTATCGAAGGCGAACTCTGTCTCCTCCATTCCTGTATTGTCATAATGGATGCTGCCGAAGAAGTTGGTGCCGTTCAAGCGGAAGCCGTGATAGCCGATTGTTACTCCATCTGGGTAAAAAAACTCATGGCCCACCTTTTCTTCGGGCTCAAGCCGTTCTCGAATTTTCCATGCTACTCCAGTGCGTAAATCCAGACCCCATATTCGGTGATCGACTAGATGCCACGGCCCTTCATGGCAAAACGTCATGAGCCAAGGCTCCTTTGGAGATGTATTGATATGGGTAATAAACCGATTCGCCTCATACACCTTCTCTGCGCCGCCTTCATGGGCATCGATGCGTACGATCATGCTGTGAGGAGCAGCCTCCATCAGCTCCCGGTGGCCGACATAGCCGTTACCCAGATCAAGACGGATGCGATGTGACAAATCCTCCTGTACGCAGGTCATGACGAACAAGCCGTCGGCTGTCGCGCTCGCATTGCCAAGATGATAACCCTCCGGAGCTTCATAGCGAAGCTCCTCCTCCAGCGAATTCAGGTCTAGCCGAACGAGACAGCGCCCGACTTTGATGAACGCTGCGCTGCCGTCTGGCAGCAGACAAGCGTCTAGAAAATCGTTGTCAGGGTAATCCGTCAGTTGGGTCATAAGTCCACTTTCTATGTGCATACTATACAGATTGGTGCTGTTTCCCCTATCCGAAATGAACAACAAACGCTGTCCTTCGTCATACCAACCGCTCTCGGTAAAATATAAATGATGACTATGTGCTTTATAATCGGTCAATTGAGTGACTTCAAGCCCTGTCAGCCTATCGATGTATGACTTTCTTTCTGAGGGCCATATTGTTCCTTTAGCCATGCTCTCGCCTCCTCTGGCAAATCTTTTCCTGCCTGACTGTCAGACTGCCCGACTTTTTACAGCCAAGGCTTCAGCCCTTCCCACTTCACCGACCAGCTTCCGTCCTGCGGGAAGCCTTGGTTATGACCGTTCGGATTGCCTTTCCAGCCACAGGCCATCATCGCCACAGCTGTAAGCAATCCGCCGTTACCCGGCAAATAAGCTGACAGGCCAGGGCGCTGATAATTATGACCGTTGGTCAAATAAGTGTTCTTGGTAGCGTCCATCAGCAGGAAATCGACCGCCAAATCGGGTTCCCCCAGTCTTGCCGCCGTCATGGCGCACATCGGGAAGTCCCAGCCCCAGGCCGAGCCCCATTTCCATACTTCCTTAACCTTCAACAGAGTGTTCAGCATGACCTTTCTATCGATCAGCGTACCCGGCAGGATTCCAAGCGCCCCCAGCATTGACGGATGGTCGTGATTTTTGGCCGTGAAGGTATCAGGACACAGCTCATGAGCAAGATAAACGCCATCTGCCTGCGGAGGCTCAGCCATCGCCCCGGCGACTTCCGCCCACCGCGGATTAGCCGGTATTTGCAGACGCTCTGCCCAGCGAACGGCAATCTCCAGTCCGTACTTCCAGTATTCCAGCTCGTACGGCGGATTTTTGCTAGCCTGTAAAGGGTGGCATTCCTGTGCCGGGATCAATGGCGGCCCCAGATCATAGACGCGCTTCTCTTCATCCAGATGCGCGAAGGATACCATAAAATCTGCCGCCTCAAACACAATGTCACGGAACCGCTCCAGCGTCAATTGGGTCGGATCCGCTTGGTAAATCAGCTCGGCAAGCGCCATAGGATGCGGCTGCTGCCAGATCAGACCCGGAGCGACCGGAGATGGGCAAGGCTTGCCGTCGAAGCCGACCATCTTAGGCCAACGCGCCCCTTCATAGCCTTGAGATTGTGCCAAGACACGAGCGACCGGCAATATGTCAGAATACCAGTCCATGCTCTTCAGCAGATAGCTCTCCCGGCCCCATAACGGAAAATGCGAGGCGTGCCACCAATGCATCTCCAGATGGGACTTGCCGAACCAGCTGTTGTACATGAAGCCGGTCTCCTGCGGCGGCAATGAGCCTCCGCTATGCATCGCGCACAGAAACTGTGACAGCACAACGCGGCGTTCTAGCTCATACGCTCTCGGATCAGCGCTTCCAGAGAAATCCATCACAGCGCCGTTCATCCAAAATGCCTTCCAATGGCTCTCGCTGGCTGCCAAGATATCACTGACCGATGCCGTTTGCGGTGTCTGATCCGCAAAGCCTATGGCGCATTCCAGCACTTCGCTTTCTGTGCCCGGCAGCAGCGTGAACTCGTGCGCAGCGGTCCGTTCCAGACGGCCCGCGCTCCATGCCCAGCTGACCTTATAGCTGTCCTCATCCATGCTGCGTTCCAGCACAACCATGTTTTCACCAGCAGCGCTCAGCTCTGTCCGATGTCTATCGTCATGGCTCCAGTCTGGGAAAATAGCCTTGGCCCATGCCGTATGGGTCATATCCGGCGCCGGAAAACGAATAAACATCTGCAGCCGTCCTTGTTTGATCAGCGGCGATTCCGCACGCACACCGACGACGTCCGATGTCGGATGGCACGCCGTCGTCACGCGGACCGGCACACCCTGAACAGCGAATTCACTGGTCAAAATCCCCTTCCACAGATTCAGTTTTTGGCGAATACCCGTCACATCACTTGCTTGCGCCTCTGCTCCTGATTCCAGGAAAAACCGGAAGGAAATACGGCCGAGCTGCAGACGGTGCGGGTTCTGCCGAAGCCAGTGATAAGCTTCCGCTTTGTCTCCCGGCTTCATTGGATACCCGACCGAGCGGCCGTAGGTATCAAACATTTGATAGTCGGCATCCTTTTCAGTGAATCGTTCGTGTCCACCTGTATAATGCCAACCCCAATTAGACTGTGTGCCTAACGGCACCTCATATTGCTCCGGGAAAGTCTGAAGGCCGGTAATGTCGGCACTGAAAGCGAATTCCCCATTACCAACTGAGAAGGGGGACACGGGGTCCAACTTGTTCAATTCCGGTTGATGGCGTTCTACGATCTGTCGTCTGTCCATGATTCCTCCTTGGCATATGAAACCCGGCCCGAGAACACCTGTTTATTCAAGCAGAGAGTCCATCCGGGTTCTCATCATATCCCGGTACTTGCCCGGGGTAATATCCTTAAATTTGCGAAAGCTGCGGATAAAGCTGTTCTCATGCTGGTAACCGACCATCAGTGCAATATCCGAAATGCGGTTATCCGTTTTGAGAAGCAGCTCCGCCGCTCGTTCCATACGTAGCTGGGTCAAGTAGTTATAAATCGTCTCACCCGACTCCTGCTTGAACACCTGACTAGCCAGACTGCTGCTGATCCCGATCGATTCGGCAATCTCCGGAATGCCGATCGGCTCGCTAAGATACTGCTTCATAAAGTCAATCATGCGATGGCACATGATAAAATCCTTGCTCTCAATAAGCCTCTGAAACCGTTCCGCTAACGGAACAATCCAGCTGATCAGCTCGCTTTGAATATCATCCAGATAAAGCGTATCGAACCGTTCGTAGATCGGATCTGTGGCACCCTCGACGGCTGGTCGAAGCTGCTCGATACGTTCTACGGCCGTTTGCAGGAAGGAAATAGCCTCGGAAGGATACCCATATTGGCTGCGGATATGTCCGACCATTCGTCCTATCGCATCCTGGGATTGCTGCTGATCGCCAGCTTCGATTGCGTTAATCAAGTCATTAAGCACTCCCTCATTCGGAAGAAGTTCTTTGACTTCGTGCCCCGATACCTCATGGAATGGGATCACCTGTCCATAGCCTTGGTACAACCGGTAGGTAAGTGCATTCTCTGCTTCCAGCATCGCCTGCTTCAATCGGGCGATATCTGTCTGAGTGGTGCTAATCCCTGCCGAAATGCTGAATTTCAGCAGGCGGCAAACAACTTCTATCGATTCCGCCAGCTTTTTCTCCAGCTGTTCTCCGCCGCCAAGCGGCTGCAGCAGAATGGCTGTCTTGTCCTTACCGAAATCTGTGCAAACAATCCGCCATTCCCGCTCAAACAGCTCTGCGACAATGTTAGCTAAGGCAAATTTCAGCAGAGACCGATCTCCGCCTAAGTATATTTGTGACCACTCATCATATCGATCAATCGACAAGACGACCACCGTCACCGGCGCCTCCGTCCACTCCCCAAAGTACCGGATCCACTTCTCCCCAATGTCTCTTTTACCGGTCAGGTTGCCAATATAGATGTCATAGAGCATCTTAGAGGACGCCTCGGACATCGTCTCCCTGACGAGCTGGGACAGATGTGCGTGATTGCTGAGCAGTTCGCCGGTCAGCTTCTCCAGATCAATGCCCCCTGAAACGTTGGCCTTGCGATCGTAGGTGCTGAACAGCTGCTTTAGCCTGCGGACTGGGCGAAAAGCCGCCGCATTGATATAGAAGATCGTCACGCCGCCAAGCGCGAGTGCGGCGATGGATACTAGCAGTGTGGCATTACGAACCTTTTTCGATTTAGCCAACAAGCTGTCCTGTACAACGATGGACACATACTTCCATCCCGTTACCGGCGACTTGAGCTGATTAACCAGCAGCTTTTGATTTTGATAGGTTATATCACCGCTGCCGTCCTCCTTCAGCTTCCCCAGCTCCTGCCGGATCGCCTCCTGATCGAAGGTATAATTCGAGACGGAAAACAGCACCTCGTCGTGCTCGTCAATGATATAGCGCATTCTGTTCAAATTGTTCATAACCGGCGGATTCAGCTTGGCGAAAAGCTCCTCGTCCTTCAAATTAACGGCAACAATCCCCTTGAATTCGCCCTGAATCATAATTTTGCGAAAAAGCGCAACCTCCGAGCCCTTCCCGCCTGCGCCTTCGGGCACCTGACGCTTCTTGATGATCCTCAGATTGTTATTAAATTCGCCCGCTACGCTGACCCATTCCGAGTCGATAAACGTAAGCTTGCTAGAGCTGTAGCCTTGCGGAATCGAGATGAAGCTGCCCCTTGCGATATCATAGACATAAATGCTTTTGATATACTTGGAATTGCCGATAAGAGTCGACAGCAGCTGGTACAGCTCTGAGATATTTGCATACGAATTCTGGACCTCATTTGTTAGAAAATTGTAAATATGATCGTTAAGCGCTACTTTGATCGCCACTTGATCGCTTTCATTGATAGAGTCATCTATCACATTCATATTGAGCTGCAGCATTTGGCGCTGAGGTTCACTGAGCTCCTCCTGCAGCACCGACTTCGATGTATAATACGAGGTCAAGCTGACGGCCAAAATAATGAGGAAGACCAATACGGTCAGAATCAGTACGAGCCTGGCTTGTGTATGGGCCAAATTGTTTTTCAGCCATTTCTTGAGGGTTTGCATCACGTTAATATCCACCTTCTACTAGGATCTTTTCATTATAGCGTGATCCGTCCCCTCCTGACACGCTCCAACCGGATCTCCTGTCCTCTCTTCCCCGACCCTATTCAGCCTTAAGTGCCACCCAAATACGCTTTCATTCGCTGTGTCTCGACGCCGGCGAGCAGCACGATACCGATGCCATGCGTATCGTTCAAGTTCCAGCCCAGCTCGTGCTTATAATAAGCGTGGGAAAAAGACCAACTGGAGCCTTTGCAGACGCCGTACAGGTTGCCGTGCTTGTCGATAGCCCGCTCGCATTGGCCCTGCCAACCGGTCAGCACCGCATGGACATACGGCTCGGGGTCAACCAGCCAGCCGTGGCGAACGCCAAGCGCGAAGCTGTAAATGAACATCGCGGTGCACGAAGATTCCTCATAAGACTCAGGATCCGTCAGTACCTGATGCCACAAGCCATGCTTACCCTGCAGTCTCAGGTAGCCTTCGGCCAACTCACGGTAAAAAGCAAGCACAGCCGGGTAGCTCTCATGAGTCTGCGGCAGTACTGCTAGCAGCACGGCCAGTGAAAAGAATACCCAGCCATTCCCCCTACCCCAGAAAGTCTGAGAACGCTTGCCGATGTTCACATCGTACACATGCGACATCATTTTTTCTGCCGGCATATATAAATACTTCTTGTACAGCAGAAGCTGACGGGCAGCTTCATCCGTATAAAGCGGATCACCGGAAAGCTCGGCATACCTGCACAAAAATGGAACGCTCATATACATATCATCGCACCACATGGTGTTGTGCATACTCGGCGATACACCGATCCTGCGATATAACGCGCCGTCTTCCATACGGTCCTGGACATTCATAATATAGTAAGCTATGTCATCGGAAACCTTGCGCAAACCCTTCAACGGTCGAAGCCGGTCAGCCAGAATAGCCAATGCACCGAAGGATCCGCAATCATCAAGGCTGTCGATATGCGACAGCTGGTTATTCAAGCCGGCTGCGCCGAAGCGCTCCCGGTCCCATTTCGAGTAATCGTAGGTCGCCGTCGCAAATTCAACATGCCGCGTAACGTAATCGGCCAAGTCGCTGCGATCCAGCAGCTTGCTCGTCTCTAAGAGTCCATTCAGCGTGACGCCAAGCGGATAGTTCCAGCGGCCGAACAGCTCATTCTCGAGAAAGAGCCGTACATGGCCCCCTCGTTGGCCGGTCGTCCAGAAGAGAGCCTCCTGCCCACTGGCTGCCACACTGTCCATCGTCAAATAATCGGCGGCATCGACCGCTGATCCTGCAGGGAACGGACCTAGGAAGAGCCACTTCCCTTTGTAGCCGTGCACTATGCGGGCAGCAGCCAGCCTAGCTTCTCTTGAAAGCTCGCATATGGAGAAGCCCCAGCCCTGCTCATCACATAGGCAGTGCGCGATAAGGTCGCTGCTTCCGGGCATAACGTCTAATACAAGGGAGAAATCCCCCGGTTCATGAACGCTATGCAGCTCTTTTCCATTCCATAGGAATCTTAAGGGACCGTAGGCGGCACCAGCCAGCTTTATGCGCTTCATCGAGGTGGTTAAGTTGATGACTGTTGTCCATGCGTAAGCTTCCATTCCTGGCTGAAGTCCGTACAGCCGCTCCATACAGACCGTTTCCTGACTCCGCTGCTCCCTCACGGGCAGCCACTTCATCCCTGTAGATGCTTCCGTAAGGGATAGGGCCGGTATGGGCTCCAGCGGAATATCCAGCGGAACTGTATATATCCAGCCCTCCTCGCCTTCCCGCTCCTCGGACGGGGTCAGGAAGTGAAAGGGTTTGTTTTTGCGGCTGCCTGTGCCGAATTCCGCTCCGCAGCTCCCTTGCGCATTCTTGCCCAGCTCCAGCACAAAGTGATTCCACCCTCGCGTCAGATCGATCTTAAGCTTCAATGCCTGCTCACCAGCGCCTTCCTCCTCCGTCGATGAGCCAAAGCGCTTCTGCCCATTGTGATACAAACGGACCGGACCGAAGCAGCGAAGCAGGAAGACAAACGGCTGCGGTTGATCGATCCACAGCTTCGCCCAAGTGTAAACGCGCTGGCCTTCATTCATATCCGGGAACATTCGTTCAATTGGAAATTGATATAAATGATCCTGCTGCTTGCGAATATCTCCAAAGCGCGTAACCCGGTAAACAGGACCATGTGGCGGATTATCGCCGACATACCGCTGTGCAATTGCCGCCAGAACATGTGGGATACTGCTGCTATCCGTCTGTGAAGCCATACTTTCCATTGGTTCAAAATATCGGCCGCTCATAGCTCTCTGCCTCCCTTGCTGCTCAAGCTCGCTGCAAGCTTCTGTAAGCCTCCATTACCGCCTAGTACTTCTTCAATCGTAATCGGACGATGCTCCTTCACGGAGCGCCATACCGCTTCACCTGTCGCCACTGAATAAGCTCCATCCTCGGAGCCCGATAAGATACGGTAAGGTCGTCTGGGATCTTCCCCTATAAACAGGTCTTCCAGCAGTAGAGGATCTCCGCCGCCGTGGCCGCCCTCCCGGTGCACGACATGGATGGTCTCCTTCGAACCGAACAATGGGAAATAGTCGATCGTCTGCACGGGTGTAGGGAACGGCGTTCTGCCGGGCATATGATACTCCACCGACTCCAGACGACCTTTCGTCCCATTAATAGCAAGACGGTATCCCTCGTACGGCAGCGAGAAATTGACGGAATAGCTGAGCAGCGCGCCTCCGTTGTACTTTACTGTTGCGGTGTAAGTATCCTCAATATCGATCTTCGAATCGAAAATGCACTGATCGGGACGATAATCCGAATAGGGAAACGTCTTCTTTACGGCGTCTAGCGCGCCTAAATGGTCGTCTGGCACGCGGATGTTCTTACTGCGTGAATTCCAGCGCGAGTAATAGGAGCAATCCTCTGTATACTCACAGGTGCTGCAGAATCGGCCGTCTTCCTTCTTCGGATTCGCTTCCCCTTCAGCGCCGTAGTAATTCAATGCCCCGTAGGCAAAAACCTCAACAGGCTTTTGATTGATCCACCAGTTGACCAGATCGAAGTGGTGGGTGCATTTGTGTATAGACAACCCGCCGGACAGCTCGCGAACCCGATTCCACCGTTTGAAATAGCTGGAGCCGTGATACGTATCCAGATACCAATTCAGATCAATCGATGTAATCCGTCCCAGCATGCCTTCCATAACCATTTCCTTGATTTTTGTATGGATCGGAGCATAACGGTAATTGAATGTAACAATAACCGAACCCTTGCTTGCCCGTTCCGCCTCCATGACACGACGGCTGTCCTCGCCTGTCGTGACCATAGGCTTCTCGGTTATGACATCGAGATCGTGCTGTAGTGCGGCAATCAAATATCGAGCGTGGGTATCGTCACGGCCTGCTACGATGATGACATCCGGGCGCGTCTCATCAACCATCCGGTTGAATTCAAGCTCACCATACGTCTGCACATCCGCATGCTCCGGGTACCTCGAGCGGTATAAGTCGAAGCGCGCTGGGTCGTGGTCAAGCAAACCGACCAACTCGCAGCTATGGGCGAATGTGGTCAGGATCGGCTTGGCAAACATGCCTAGCGCTCGTCCGCTTACTCCACAGATCGCATATCTTTTTTTCATATAGGAACATCCTCTCTTCCGTTCGCAAATGTATAGGATGCTGCTCCCTTTGCGGCATGGACTGCACGCTGAGGCAGCAAAGCCGGCAAAAATCTGCCGGCAAGCCGCAGCTTGCTTATTTTTTCACCTTGGCATACCACTCCTGAACACGCTTGGTAACCTGATCGCCTCCGGCTTTTTTCCATCTGTCTACGAACTCGTCGAACTTCTCGATCGGCATGTCGCCAATGACGATTTTCGTCAAATACTCCTGAAAAAGCTTGTGCGATTGAACATCTGGAAAGCCTTCATATACCGTATTCGGCAGGCCGTCTCCAGCAATACGGCGTGCATCAGCCGTGCTGACGATGAATATATCCTGGACCATCTTCTGTATATTCTCTGGGAGCGTTTCCTTGATACGGATGTCCATGTCCTCTTTCGTCGTAAGATTACGCATACCGAGCGCAAGCGGCCGGCTATCTTCTGGCGGAAGCAAAACCTTCTTACCGTTCACGACTTGGTGCTGAATCCCCTCAATACCGAAACGGCTGAAATCGTCGTTGTTTTTGTCATAGAAAAAGTCCAACAGTTTTAGAGAAGCTTCCGCATTTTTTTGGGAAGCAGCAGGAATCATCCATTCCGGCTCTCCCATGCTTTTTTGTGTTACGAAGCCTTGGAGGCCTTCTACCTTAGGTATCGGCATACCGACGATGTAGGCGTTGGGTGCTCCCTTCAGCATTGCGGTATAGCGATCACGAACATTGGCGGGCAGATGGTACCAGCTGCCGACCAGATTATTGTTGATTTTGGCCTGCCAGACTTCTCCTTTATTAAGGAAGGTTTCGTTGTCCAGCAGCTTCTCCACATAAAGCTCACGGATAAAGCGGATGGCGGCCTTCATGTTCGGGGTGATGCCCGCATACTGAATCTGCCCATCATACACGTCCCACTCCGGGCTGCCTTCCCACATAGCGACCCCATGCATCCCGAACAGGTGGTCCATCCATTTGCCGAATTCGCGTCCGGAGGTCGGCAGCTCGTCTTTGATTCCATTGCCGTTCGGATCCTTGTCGCGGAACGCCCGCAGGACGTTCTTATACTCCTCTGCTGTCTTCGGCATAGGAAGTCCTACCTTGTCAAGCCAGTCCTTGCGGATCATAGGCGCCCGCTCAGGAACGAGGAACACCTTCGGAACATAATAGATATGGCCGTCCGGGGAAGCCGAACGCACAATATCCCACGCTTCTTTCGGAACGTTCTTCCAAACGTTAGGGGCGTATTTGGGAAGCAAATCGTCCAGAGGCAATGCGCCTCCCTGCTTAATTAATGTTTGATCTATGCCCCCAATAGGACGAAGAATGTCCGGCAAATCGTTGGAGGCGATCATCAGATTCAGAAACTCAGTCGGTTCCGAGCCTGGCGGGGTCGTAATCAGCTTATATGCAACACCGGTCTTCTCTTCAACATATTTCACATGCGCGTTGCTGCTGTCCGGAATGGAACCAACGCCCATATGGCTTTTGAATACTTTAACTTGAACGGCTTTGTCGTCCTTTCCGTTATTCTCTGAGGCTGGAGAGGTTTCCCCTGCTTGCGTACAGCCTGACAGTATGGTGATCGCCAGCAGAGCGGCTAAAGCAGACATGGCTGCCGGTTTCCCTAATAATCGTTTCTTCATTTGTTAATCCTCCCTTTTTTGTTCAAATCTATTGTTCAAGCATGTCATCAACAACTTCATATCATGTATCACTCTTGTTAAAAGCTCGACTACTCCTTAAGTGAGCCAAGCATAGCACCTTTGACAAAATACTTTTGCAAATAAGGATACACCAGGAGAATCGGAACTGTCGCGAATAGAATCGTTGCCGCTTTCAGCGTGGTTGTATTGAAAGCATAATCACCCAAAAGAAGATTGACTGCGGCAAGTTCCTCCGGCGATGTCAGATAAGCGCGAAGCTTCATTTGCAGCGGCCATTTGTTCGGATCGCGAATGAACAGCACCGCCCGCTGAAACGTATTCCAATAGCCTACCGCATAAAACAAGCTGACCGTCGCGAGCACCGGCTTAGATAAAGGCAGGTAAATGCGGAACAAAATCCCGGCATCGCTGCAGCCGTCAATTCGCGCTGAGTCGTCTAGCTCCCCCGGAATACCTTGAAAGAAGGTCCGGATGATGATCATATTGAACGTGCCAATCAATCCGGGCAGGATCAGCGACCATAGCGAATTCATCAGACCTAACTCGCGGACGGTAAGGAAGAACGGGATCATCGGAGCGTTAAAAATCATCGTAATAATAATTCCGAGCATGATCGGCTTACGAACGAGAAACTCCTTACGAGACAACGGATAGGCCGTCAGCAATGAGAACAGCATGCTGAGCAGCGTCCCCGCCACCG is drawn from Paenibacillus sp. V4I7 and contains these coding sequences:
- a CDS encoding glycoside hydrolase family 105 protein yields the protein MQTATIINNTELMSIKVAETILSLSQGGLHPHIANKWGYVAGMALTAIGQLGDWAGQAKYHEFVKRQMDVFIQEDGSIQGYTLEDYNLDHINKGKNLLRLWRETGEAKYEKAARLLADQLTGQPRTNEGGFWHKKIYPYQMWLDGLYMSSPYMAEYAWTFDESDWFDEAAHQLLLIEGRTRNTQTGLLHHAWDESGEQRWCDNRSGRSRHVWGRAMGWYAMALVDALEYFPVRHPKRGQLMGIFERMANAVVRVQDQESGVWAQVMDCNGREGNYLEASGSCMLTYALAKGIRLRYLAEIDRRVVERAYEGILQRFVTEDEKGVHLHGICHGAGLGGRKYRDGSFDYYISEAIVSDVLMGVAPLLLASIEIERLRGI
- a CDS encoding glycoside hydrolase family 65, whose amino-acid sequence is MDRRQIVERHQPELNKLDPVSPFSVGNGEFAFSADITGLQTFPEQYEVPLGTQSNWGWHYTGGHERFTEKDADYQMFDTYGRSVGYPMKPGDKAEAYHWLRQNPHRLQLGRISFRFFLESGAEAQASDVTGIRQKLNLWKGILTSEFAVQGVPVRVTTACHPTSDVVGVRAESPLIKQGRLQMFIRFPAPDMTHTAWAKAIFPDWSHDDRHRTELSAAGENMVVLERSMDEDSYKVSWAWSAGRLERTAAHEFTLLPGTESEVLECAIGFADQTPQTASVSDILAASESHWKAFWMNGAVMDFSGSADPRAYELERRVVLSQFLCAMHSGGSLPPQETGFMYNSWFGKSHLEMHWWHASHFPLWGRESYLLKSMDWYSDILPVARVLAQSQGYEGARWPKMVGFDGKPCPSPVAPGLIWQQPHPMALAELIYQADPTQLTLERFRDIVFEAADFMVSFAHLDEEKRVYDLGPPLIPAQECHPLQASKNPPYELEYWKYGLEIAVRWAERLQIPANPRWAEVAGAMAEPPQADGVYLAHELCPDTFTAKNHDHPSMLGALGILPGTLIDRKVMLNTLLKVKEVWKWGSAWGWDFPMCAMTAARLGEPDLAVDFLLMDATKNTYLTNGHNYQRPGLSAYLPGNGGLLTAVAMMACGWKGNPNGHNQGFPQDGSWSVKWEGLKPWL
- a CDS encoding oligogalacturonate lyase family protein → MAKGTIWPSERKSYIDRLTGLEVTQLTDYKAHSHHLYFTESGWYDEGQRLLFISDRGNSTNLYSMHIESGLMTQLTDYPDNDFLDACLLPDGSAAFIKVGRCLVRLDLNSLEEELRYEAPEGYHLGNASATADGLFVMTCVQEDLSHRIRLDLGNGYVGHRELMEAAPHSMIVRIDAHEGGAEKVYEANRFITHINTSPKEPWLMTFCHEGPWHLVDHRIWGLDLRTGVAWKIRERLEPEEKVGHEFFYPDGVTIGYHGFRLNGTNFFGSIHYDNTGMEETEFAFDTWHGYADGLGQAIVDGKGAVKTLSLWRKIGGVYEGPRMLCELRCSFHSQKVHAHPRFDSEGKRLLFTSDKNGYGNLYLVELPNDFRVLPQFTV
- a CDS encoding glycoside hydrolase family 105 protein codes for the protein MSGRYFEPMESMASQTDSSSIPHVLAAIAQRYVGDNPPHGPVYRVTRFGDIRKQQDHLYQFPIERMFPDMNEGQRVYTWAKLWIDQPQPFVFLLRCFGPVRLYHNGQKRFGSSTEEEGAGEQALKLKIDLTRGWNHFVLELGKNAQGSCGAEFGTGSRKNKPFHFLTPSEEREGEEGWIYTVPLDIPLEPIPALSLTEASTGMKWLPVREQRSQETVCMERLYGLQPGMEAYAWTTVINLTTSMKRIKLAGAAYGPLRFLWNGKELHSVHEPGDFSLVLDVMPGSSDLIAHCLCDEQGWGFSICELSREARLAAARIVHGYKGKWLFLGPFPAGSAVDAADYLTMDSVAASGQEALFWTTGQRGGHVRLFLENELFGRWNYPLGVTLNGLLETSKLLDRSDLADYVTRHVEFATATYDYSKWDRERFGAAGLNNQLSHIDSLDDCGSFGALAILADRLRPLKGLRKVSDDIAYYIMNVQDRMEDGALYRRIGVSPSMHNTMWCDDMYMSVPFLCRYAELSGDPLYTDEAARQLLLYKKYLYMPAEKMMSHVYDVNIGKRSQTFWGRGNGWVFFSLAVLLAVLPQTHESYPAVLAFYRELAEGYLRLQGKHGLWHQVLTDPESYEESSCTAMFIYSFALGVRHGWLVDPEPYVHAVLTGWQGQCERAIDKHGNLYGVCKGSSWSFSHAYYKHELGWNLNDTHGIGIVLLAGVETQRMKAYLGGT
- a CDS encoding helix-turn-helix domain-containing protein gives rise to the protein MQTLKKWLKNNLAHTQARLVLILTVLVFLIILAVSLTSYYTSKSVLQEELSEPQRQMLQLNMNVIDDSINESDQVAIKVALNDHIYNFLTNEVQNSYANISELYQLLSTLIGNSKYIKSIYVYDIARGSFISIPQGYSSSKLTFIDSEWVSVAGEFNNNLRIIKKRQVPEGAGGKGSEVALFRKIMIQGEFKGIVAVNLKDEELFAKLNPPVMNNLNRMRYIIDEHDEVLFSVSNYTFDQEAIRQELGKLKEDGSGDITYQNQKLLVNQLKSPVTGWKYVSIVVQDSLLAKSKKVRNATLLVSIAALALGGVTIFYINAAAFRPVRRLKQLFSTYDRKANVSGGIDLEKLTGELLSNHAHLSQLVRETMSEASSKMLYDIYIGNLTGKRDIGEKWIRYFGEWTEAPVTVVVLSIDRYDEWSQIYLGGDRSLLKFALANIVAELFEREWRIVCTDFGKDKTAILLQPLGGGEQLEKKLAESIEVVCRLLKFSISAGISTTQTDIARLKQAMLEAENALTYRLYQGYGQVIPFHEVSGHEVKELLPNEGVLNDLINAIEAGDQQQSQDAIGRMVGHIRSQYGYPSEAISFLQTAVERIEQLRPAVEGATDPIYERFDTLYLDDIQSELISWIVPLAERFQRLIESKDFIMCHRMIDFMKQYLSEPIGIPEIAESIGISSSLASQVFKQESGETIYNYLTQLRMERAAELLLKTDNRISDIALMVGYQHENSFIRSFRKFKDITPGKYRDMMRTRMDSLLE